The proteins below come from a single Pedobacter aquae genomic window:
- a CDS encoding glycoside hydrolase family 3 N-terminal domain-containing protein, producing the protein MKKTSLLFIAGLWSSLGYAQQKTIDQKVDSVLNLMTLEEKAGQLNQYSGRNVTGPVHERNVNMLDEIRKGHVGSMLNVKGAKVTREIQQEAMKTRLKIPLLFGLDVIHGYRVTFPIPLAEAASWDLDAIKLSAQVSAREAAAAGLHWTFAPMVDISRDPRWGRVMEGAGEDPYLGSLIAKARVEGLQGKGFGDLQAILACAKHFAAYGAALAGRDYNSVDISKRALWEIYLPPFKAAVDAGAATFMNSFNDINGIPATGNKYLQRDILKDKWGFNGIIVSDWGSITEMTAHGYAKDLKHATQLAITAGNDMDMESRGYRKHLVELVQEGKISIADVDNAVRRVLRKKFELGLFQDPYRYSNEKREKQELNADKNRQAAKEVAKKSIVLLKNETQILPISKTVKKLALIGPLAKSNKDMKGFWSVEWENDELVSLYDGVKSKLGKNTDILYAQGCNINDTITSGFAEALKVAQQADVVVMAVGETFDMSGEAKSRSDIHIPGVQEKLIQAIQETGKPVVVLIMAGRPLVFNYTANHVKSILYTWWLGSEAGHAMADVLFGDYNPSGKLPMTFPRSVGQIPLFYNYYNTGRPPLKNDTRYKSAYLDIPNTPQFAFGHGLSYTTFKYADLVLNKSEMNLNDTITVSVNITNTGKYDGEEVVQLYLKDEVAQPIRPVQELKDFQKINLKAGESKNLTFKIERSKLSFYDDDLNYITQPGDFKLMIGSASNDIRLEQKFTLR; encoded by the coding sequence ATGAAAAAAACATCTTTATTATTTATTGCGGGCTTATGGAGTAGTCTAGGCTATGCCCAACAAAAAACAATCGATCAAAAAGTAGATTCGGTACTAAACCTCATGACTTTAGAAGAAAAAGCAGGCCAATTAAACCAATATTCTGGTAGAAACGTAACCGGCCCTGTGCATGAGCGAAACGTGAATATGCTTGATGAGATTAGGAAAGGTCATGTAGGCTCTATGTTAAATGTTAAAGGTGCTAAAGTAACCAGAGAAATTCAGCAAGAAGCCATGAAAACAAGGCTTAAAATTCCACTACTATTTGGTTTAGATGTCATACATGGTTATCGGGTTACCTTTCCTATTCCCTTAGCAGAGGCGGCATCCTGGGATTTAGATGCTATTAAGCTATCTGCTCAGGTTTCCGCTCGTGAAGCTGCTGCCGCAGGTCTGCATTGGACATTTGCACCCATGGTTGATATTTCTAGAGACCCACGTTGGGGAAGGGTGATGGAAGGTGCTGGAGAAGATCCCTATTTAGGTTCTTTAATAGCAAAAGCTAGAGTAGAAGGTTTACAAGGCAAAGGTTTTGGAGATTTACAAGCTATTTTAGCCTGTGCCAAGCATTTTGCAGCTTATGGTGCTGCTTTGGCTGGAAGAGATTATAATAGTGTAGACATTAGTAAAAGAGCTCTTTGGGAAATATATTTACCTCCTTTTAAAGCTGCAGTTGATGCTGGTGCAGCCACCTTCATGAATTCTTTTAATGATATCAATGGTATCCCTGCTACCGGAAATAAATATTTACAAAGAGATATTTTAAAAGATAAATGGGGCTTTAATGGTATTATAGTGAGCGATTGGGGTTCTATTACAGAGATGACAGCTCATGGTTATGCCAAAGATTTAAAACACGCCACACAATTAGCAATTACAGCTGGTAATGATATGGATATGGAAAGCCGTGGTTACCGTAAACATCTGGTAGAGCTTGTGCAAGAAGGTAAGATTTCTATAGCTGATGTAGACAATGCGGTGAGAAGAGTTTTGAGAAAGAAATTTGAGCTTGGTTTATTTCAGGATCCTTACCGTTATAGTAATGAAAAAAGGGAAAAACAAGAGCTTAACGCTGATAAAAATAGGCAAGCGGCCAAAGAAGTAGCTAAAAAGAGTATCGTTTTACTAAAAAATGAAACCCAAATATTACCTATTTCTAAAACAGTTAAGAAACTTGCTTTAATAGGGCCTTTAGCTAAATCTAATAAAGATATGAAAGGTTTTTGGTCTGTAGAATGGGAAAACGATGAATTGGTTTCTTTATATGATGGGGTAAAAAGTAAGCTAGGTAAAAACACCGATATCCTTTACGCACAAGGTTGTAATATAAACGATACTATAACTTCAGGCTTTGCAGAAGCTTTAAAAGTAGCCCAACAGGCAGATGTTGTGGTAATGGCTGTTGGAGAAACCTTCGATATGAGCGGAGAAGCAAAAAGCCGATCTGATATTCATATCCCAGGTGTTCAAGAGAAATTAATTCAGGCTATACAAGAAACCGGAAAACCAGTTGTGGTCTTGATTATGGCTGGCCGTCCTTTGGTATTTAATTATACAGCCAATCACGTAAAATCTATCCTATATACTTGGTGGTTAGGTAGTGAGGCAGGTCATGCCATGGCCGATGTTTTATTTGGAGATTACAATCCATCTGGTAAATTACCTATGACATTCCCGCGTTCTGTAGGTCAAATTCCATTGTTTTATAATTATTACAATACAGGCAGACCTCCTCTAAAAAATGATACACGATACAAATCTGCTTATTTAGATATCCCTAACACACCGCAGTTTGCTTTTGGTCATGGTCTTAGCTATACCACATTTAAATATGCTGATTTAGTTTTAAATAAATCTGAAATGAATCTGAATGATACAATAACTGTAAGTGTGAATATAACTAATACAGGTAAATATGATGGCGAAGAGGTTGTTCAATTATATTTAAAAGATGAAGTTGCACAACCTATAAGGCCTGTACAAGAATTAAAAGATTTTCAAAAAATCAACTTAAAAGCGGGCGAGTCTAAAAACTTAACCTTTAAAATAGAGAGAAGTAAGTTATCCTTTTATGATGATGATTTAAATTACATTACGCAGCCCGGAGATTTTAAACTTATGATTGGTAGCGCTTCTAATGATATCAGGTTAGAACAAAAATTCACTTTACGCTAA